Proteins encoded together in one Hymenobacter monticola window:
- a CDS encoding DUF3341 domain-containing protein has product MTKQYALGIFDDEDVLLHAVENVRAAGVKIYDVFSPYPVHGIDDALGIERSRLPIAAFFFGLTGLSFALWMQIYMLGVDWPMIIGGKPHISLPAFVPVAFELTVFFTCHGMALTFFTITGLYPRFKVPVMDVRATDDKFVMAIELDETGSQFSRLTQLLRDNGASEVNQKEMTNN; this is encoded by the coding sequence ATGACTAAGCAATATGCCCTCGGCATCTTCGACGACGAAGATGTGCTGCTGCACGCCGTTGAAAACGTGCGCGCGGCAGGAGTGAAAATCTACGACGTGTTTTCGCCTTATCCGGTGCACGGCATCGACGATGCCCTCGGCATCGAACGCTCGCGCCTGCCCATCGCCGCCTTCTTTTTTGGCCTGACGGGTTTGTCGTTCGCACTGTGGATGCAGATTTACATGCTGGGTGTCGACTGGCCGATGATTATCGGTGGCAAGCCCCACATCAGCCTGCCGGCCTTCGTGCCCGTAGCCTTTGAGCTCACGGTATTCTTCACCTGTCACGGCATGGCCCTTACCTTCTTCACGATTACTGGTCTTTACCCGCGGTTTAAAGTGCCGGTAATGGACGTGCGCGCCACCGACGATAAGTTCGTGATGGCCATCGAATTGGATGAAACTGGCTCGCAGTTTTCTCGGCTGACTCAACTGTTGCGCGACAACGGCGCTTCGGAAGTCAACCAAAAAGAAATGACTAATAACTAA